A stretch of the Capsicum annuum cultivar UCD-10X-F1 chromosome 10, UCD10Xv1.1, whole genome shotgun sequence genome encodes the following:
- the LOC107845631 gene encoding delta(8)-fatty-acid desaturase: MAVCKKYITPEELKKHNKREDLWISVQGKVYNVTDWIKQHPGGDIPILNLAGQEATDAFIAFHPGTAWKYLDNFFTGYCLQDYEVSEVSRDYRKLCVEFTKAGLFEKKGHGVICSFCFIGFLLFLTFYGVLFSDSFLIHMLCGALLGLTWMQISYLGHDSGHYVIMTTRGFNKMVQILSGNCLTGISIAWWKWTHNAHHVACNSLDYDPDLQHLPVFAVSPNLFTSLNSMFYGRELTFDSLAKFFVSYQHFTFYPIVCISRVNLFVQTLLLLFSKRKVPDRFLNILGILIFWTWFPLLVSTLPNGTERVLFVLTSFAVTGIQHVQFCLNHFAADVYVGQPKGNDWFEKQTAGTIDIDCSPQMDWFFGGLQFQLEHHLFPRLPRCQLRKISPIVQELCKKHNLPYRSLSFYEANKWTIRTLKVAAMQARGLLWEAVNTHG; this comes from the coding sequence ATGGCTGTTTGTAAGAAGTACATAACACCTGAGGAGTTAAAGAAGCATAACAAGAGAGAGGATTTGTGGATCTCTGTGCAAGGGAAAGTTTACAATGTGACTGATTGGATTAAGCAACACCCTGGTGGGGATATTCCTATACTCAATCTTGCTGGTCAAGAAGCAACGGATGCATTCATTGCTTTCCATCCAGGTACTGCTTGGAAATACCTTGATAACTTCTTTACTGGCTATTGTTTGCAAGATTATGAAGTTTCTGAGGTATCAAGGGATTATAGGAAGCTTTGTGTTGAGTTTACTAAAGCTGGATTGTTTGAAAAAAAGGGTCATGGGGTGATTTGTTCATTTTGTTTTATTGGTTTTTTGCTTTTCTTGACTTTTTATGGTGTACTTTTTAGTGATAGTTTCTTGATTCATATGCTTTGTGGAGCATTGTTGGGGTTGACTTGGATGCAGATTTCGTACTTGGGTCATGATTCTGGTCATTATGTAATCATGACGACTCGGGGTTTCAATAAAATGGTGCAAATTCTGTCGGGGAATTGTCTTACTGGGATTAGTATTGCTTGGTGGAAGTGGACTCATAATGCTCATCATGTGGCCTGCAATAGTCTGGATTATGATCCTGATCTTCAGCACTTGCCAGTTTTCGCAGTCTCTCCCAATCTGTTTACGTCGTTGAATTCTATGTTCTATGGAAGAGAGCTCACATTCGATTCCCTGGCAAAATTCTTTGTCAGCTATCAACATTTTACGTTCTATCCGATCGTCTGTATTTCCAGGGTGAATCTATTTGTCCAGaccttgttgttattgttctcaAAAAGAAAAGTGCCTGATAGATTTTTGAACATATTGGGGATCCTGATTTTCTGGACTTGGTTTCCACTTCTTGTTTCGACTCTGCCTAATGGGACAGAGAGGGTGTTATTTGTACTCACAAGCTTTGCTGTGACCGGGATTCAACATGTTCAATTCTGTCTGAACCATTTTGCTGCTGATGTCTATGTTGGACAGCCCAAGGGGAATGATTGGTTTGAGAAACAAACAGCTGGGACAATTGACATCGATTGTTCTCCTCAGATGGATTGGTTCTTTGGAGGATTGCAGTTCCAGTTAGAGCATCATCTATTTCCAAGGCTGCCTAGGTGCCAATTGAGGAAAATTTCTCCTATTGTGCAGGAGCTATGCAAAAAGCACAATTTGCCCTACCGGAGTTTGTCCTTCTATGAGGCCAATAAGTGGACAATAAGGACACTCAAAGTTGCAGCAATGCAAGCTAGGGGTCTGCTCTGGGAAGCTGTTAACACTCATGGCTAA